The Actinomycetota bacterium genome segment CGGTCCGCCACCCGTGAAGTAGCCCTCGGCGGCGGCGAGCGACACGTCGTCCTGCGTGGCGAACCTGATGTTCTCGACCGTGAAGTCGGTCGTGGCCAACGCGCCCGGCTCGAACTCCCCCAGACCGAGGTGTTCGTTCGCCTGTTCGGCCAGGTACGCCTGGGCCGCCGACGTGACCGCCTGCACCGAGGACGTGTCGTTGTCGTTGCTGCTGGGCGCCCGCCACCGCTCGCCCGTCGGATACGTCTCGAACACCTCGGAGGGGACCCTGGGGTCCGTCCCCGCTGCGTCCACGACCCATGCGGGTTCGGCACCACGTGGCCCGAGGTTCACCGGAGTGTCGAGACCCTGCGAGATGAAGAAGCCCGTGAGCCAGATGACGGAAAGGATCAGCATCCATCCGAAGAACGAGACGGCGAGCACGAGGTAGCCCATCCACCGTCCGAATACGGCACCGAGGAGCAGCAGCGGGCTTCCGACGAACAGGATGAAGCCCATCACCGTGGCGAGCCCGCCCTTTAGCAGGGTCTCGCAGGAGATCTCGAAGCCGACGCAGGACTGAGCGAGCATCAGAGCTGCGAGTCCGGGTTGTCGGTCGCGGGCGGCTTGTCGGGAAACTCCTCGTCGGCGCGTGTCTGGGCCTCAGGATTGGTGCAGACGTTCTCGTCGTTCGCGACCGACTCGTCCTGGATGCTGATGATGTAGGTGACGATGTCGTTGATCTGCTGATCGTTCAAGGCGCCGGCGAACCGGATGCTCCACGACGGCATGATCGGGCCGCGCCCCTGCTCGATCGTCGTGTAGATGTCGTCCAGACCGTGGATGGCCGGATGGCCGTGCCACGGCCCACCGCACACCGTCGTGAGGTTCGGGGTGGCGCGAACGTCGTATGGGTCGTCAACCGTTGCCGGGTTCGCCACGATGCCGCCTTGGAGCGTGGGGCCGTGGCATTGCACACACCCCACACCGCCCTGGTTCTCCTCGGTGAACAGCTCGACGGCGTGGCGACCGCGCTCGATCGCATGCTCGGTGAGCGCCTCCTCCTGGTTGAGGTTCGCGTCCGGCTCGAAGAGCCACGTCGCGGGGACCCACACGACGAGGAACACGACGAGCAAGACCCCCCAGCCCTGGAGCTTCTGCAGCAGTGGCGTCTCGAGGTCCGGGTCCGACGGCCCGGGTCGCATGGTGCGTGGGATCTCCACGCCGTCACGGGGGCGACGGGACCGTGCGAGGAGCACGGCGCCCGCGACTGCGAGGAAGACCGCGCCGCCAAGGGCGATCACGATCCCCTGGGCCTGTGTCAGCGCGAGCGTCGCCAGCACTCCAGGCAACTCATG includes the following:
- a CDS encoding cytochrome c; the encoded protein is MLATLALTQAQGIVIALGGAVFLAVAGAVLLARSRRPRDGVEIPRTMRPGPSDPDLETPLLQKLQGWGVLLVVFLVVWVPATWLFEPDANLNQEEALTEHAIERGRHAVELFTEENQGGVGCVQCHGPTLQGGIVANPATVDDPYDVRATPNLTTVCGGPWHGHPAIHGLDDIYTTIEQGRGPIMPSWSIRFAGALNDQQINDIVTYIISIQDESVANDENVCTNPEAQTRADEEFPDKPPATDNPDSQL